One segment of Gaiella occulta DNA contains the following:
- a CDS encoding Gfo/Idh/MocA family protein, whose protein sequence is MRGEALRVGVIGTGWIATDHILVLRKLDHEVVAVCDVDRARAEKAAPDGAAVYEDWRQLLDGETLDAAWVATPPLHHRDAAVAAMERGLPVFLEKPVARTLEDARAVVETWEQTGTVCAIGYQWHATEGLETLRAELDGQQVALLYGVSVGPTAARPWFLDRCGGGGNVLERGSHQIDLMRAVAGDVARVQATASDVKLAQRETAAGDIEDAATLVLQFESGAVGTIVLAWTRPGQPGSYSLDVVASEATLRLKLDPAFQVTGQVGGRRVKARMTTHPFERAIARFVEAVGAGDPTRVFCTPRDAMGTLATALACERSLLEDGRTVELSELLGR, encoded by the coding sequence ATGCGCGGCGAGGCACTGCGGGTCGGGGTCATCGGCACCGGCTGGATAGCGACGGATCACATCCTCGTGCTGCGCAAGCTCGACCACGAGGTCGTCGCCGTCTGCGACGTCGACCGCGCGCGCGCCGAGAAGGCCGCGCCCGACGGGGCGGCGGTGTACGAGGACTGGCGGCAGCTGCTCGACGGGGAGACGCTGGACGCAGCCTGGGTGGCGACGCCGCCGCTGCACCACCGCGACGCTGCCGTCGCGGCGATGGAGCGCGGGCTGCCGGTCTTTCTGGAGAAGCCCGTGGCGCGCACCCTCGAGGACGCGCGAGCGGTCGTGGAGACGTGGGAGCAGACGGGCACCGTGTGCGCGATCGGCTACCAGTGGCATGCGACCGAAGGGCTGGAGACGCTGCGCGCGGAGCTGGACGGCCAGCAGGTGGCGCTCCTCTACGGGGTCAGCGTGGGGCCGACTGCGGCGCGCCCTTGGTTCCTCGACCGCTGCGGCGGCGGCGGGAACGTCCTCGAGCGCGGCAGCCACCAGATCGACCTCATGCGCGCCGTCGCCGGCGACGTCGCCCGCGTGCAGGCGACCGCGTCGGACGTGAAGCTCGCGCAGCGCGAGACGGCGGCCGGGGACATCGAGGACGCGGCGACGCTCGTGCTGCAGTTCGAGAGCGGCGCCGTCGGGACGATCGTGCTCGCGTGGACCCGGCCGGGGCAGCCCGGCTCCTACTCGCTCGACGTCGTCGCATCCGAGGCGACCTTGCGGCTGAAGCTCGATCCGGCGTTCCAGGTCACCGGGCAGGTCGGCGGTCGCCGGGTGAAGGCCCGGATGACGACCCATCCCTTCGAGCGGGCGATCGCGCGGTTCGTCGAGGCGGTCGGCGCCGGGGATCCGACCCGGGTGTTCTGCACGCCGCGGGACGCGATGGGCACCCTGGCGACGGCGCTCGCGTGCGAGCGCTCGCTGCTCGAGGACGGCAGGACCGTCGAGCTCTCCGAGCTCCTGGGCCGTTGA
- a CDS encoding pyridoxal phosphate-dependent aminotransferase codes for MTKRSSRGLAGYLVPAARDLPSNASYLAHLAVSDGDDTLVRLASNENTEPPSPRVRAALERAYLDANLSPPPVPPLRRALAGRYGVEPDQVLVTAGSTEVIDATLRTFVRAGDEVVIPRPSWPVCHRRLQALEARIVEVPLDSDDESWRYDADRMLAAITPATKLVVVCTPNNPTGNAMSLDGVRRIADTGIPFLVDAAYADFDLNIDLTGLAHEYDNVVLTRTFSKAYSLAGLRIGYAVGNAETLDYVDRFLVPGSSVSSASLRAGLAALEDDAYHDHQVDRIVGERERLLPALRALGLRTWASKCNFVSVDASGFDGGAEGLAGAILTHGVVVRPLHDLVRISIGRGEENDALLAAVAAVVGRG; via the coding sequence TTGACCAAGCGCTCCTCGCGCGGTCTCGCCGGCTATCTCGTGCCCGCCGCGCGAGATCTGCCCTCGAACGCCTCCTATCTCGCCCACCTCGCCGTCTCGGACGGCGACGACACGCTCGTTCGCCTCGCGTCGAACGAGAACACCGAGCCTCCATCGCCCCGCGTGCGGGCAGCGCTCGAGCGCGCGTATCTCGACGCCAACCTCTCGCCTCCGCCCGTGCCTCCGCTCAGGCGCGCGCTTGCCGGGCGCTACGGGGTCGAGCCCGACCAGGTGCTCGTCACCGCCGGCTCCACCGAGGTGATCGACGCCACCCTGCGCACGTTCGTCCGCGCCGGGGACGAGGTCGTCATCCCGCGCCCGTCGTGGCCTGTCTGCCACCGTCGTCTGCAGGCGCTCGAGGCACGCATCGTCGAGGTGCCGCTCGACTCGGACGACGAGAGTTGGCGCTACGACGCCGATCGCATGCTCGCCGCGATCACACCCGCTACCAAGCTCGTGGTCGTCTGCACGCCCAACAACCCCACCGGCAACGCGATGAGCCTCGACGGCGTGCGACGCATCGCCGATACCGGCATTCCCTTCCTCGTCGACGCCGCCTACGCCGACTTCGATCTCAACATCGACCTGACGGGGCTCGCCCACGAGTACGACAACGTCGTCCTCACGCGCACGTTCTCGAAGGCGTACTCCCTCGCCGGCCTGCGCATCGGCTACGCCGTCGGCAACGCCGAGACGCTCGACTACGTCGACCGCTTCCTCGTGCCCGGAAGCTCGGTCAGCTCCGCCTCGCTGCGCGCCGGGCTCGCCGCGCTCGAGGACGACGCCTACCACGATCATCAGGTCGACCGGATCGTCGGCGAACGCGAACGACTCCTTCCTGCCCTGCGCGCACTCGGGCTGCGTACGTGGGCGTCGAAGTGCAACTTCGTCTCGGTCGACGCCTCCGGGTTCGACGGCGGCGCCGAGGGCCTCGCCGGCGCCATCCTCACGCACGGCGTCGTCGTGCGGCCCCTCCATGACCTCGTCCGTATCAGCATCGGCCGCGGCGAGGAGAACGACGCCCTGCTCGCCGCCGTCGCCGCGGTCGTGGGTCGCGGCTAG
- a CDS encoding NAD(P)-dependent oxidoreductase, giving the protein MTRVGFVGVGHLGAHLARSILHAGYPLVVHDRDRAAAQPLVDAGATWAGTPRETAAASDCVITCLPSQRAVTEVVSGPDGLVEGMRAGAVWIDMSTNDRHELLRLAALLAERGVVTLEAPVTGGVHKAAEGEITVLVGGDEEALRAHQSLFDTVGGAVFHVGPLGSASVIKVITNMLAFVHLVAAGEALMLARRAGLDLAQCYEVIKASSGNSFVHETESQLILNGSYDIGFTMDLAVKDLGFAHELGDELGVPLELATHVERIFARGREAYGGHAWSTMIVKLLEDELQTDLRAPGFPAALQ; this is encoded by the coding sequence GTGACCCGCGTCGGCTTCGTCGGGGTCGGCCATCTCGGTGCGCATCTGGCGCGCAGCATCCTGCATGCCGGATACCCGCTCGTCGTGCACGATCGCGACCGCGCCGCGGCGCAGCCGCTGGTCGACGCGGGCGCGACCTGGGCCGGCACGCCCCGTGAGACCGCGGCCGCGAGCGACTGCGTCATCACCTGCCTGCCCTCCCAGCGCGCGGTCACGGAGGTGGTATCCGGGCCTGACGGCCTCGTGGAAGGCATGCGCGCGGGGGCCGTCTGGATCGACATGAGCACGAACGACCGCCACGAGCTGCTGCGTCTCGCCGCGCTGCTCGCCGAGCGCGGCGTCGTAACGCTCGAGGCGCCCGTCACCGGTGGCGTGCACAAAGCTGCGGAGGGGGAGATCACGGTGCTCGTCGGCGGCGACGAGGAAGCCCTCCGCGCCCACCAGTCCCTGTTCGACACGGTCGGCGGCGCCGTCTTCCACGTCGGGCCGCTCGGCAGCGCCTCGGTGATCAAGGTGATCACGAACATGCTCGCGTTCGTCCACCTCGTCGCGGCGGGCGAAGCGCTCATGCTCGCCCGGCGCGCGGGACTCGACCTCGCCCAGTGCTACGAGGTGATCAAGGCGAGCTCGGGGAACAGCTTCGTGCACGAGACCGAGAGCCAGCTCATCCTCAACGGCAGCTACGACATCGGCTTCACCATGGACCTGGCGGTGAAGGATCTCGGCTTCGCCCACGAGCTGGGGGACGAGCTCGGCGTCCCCCTCGAGCTCGCCACGCACGTCGAGCGGATCTTCGCCCGTGGCCGCGAGGCCTATGGCGGCCACGCGTGGTCGACGATGATCGTCAAGCTGCTCGAGGACGAGCTGCAGACCGACCTGCGGGCGCCCGGGTTCCCCGCGGCGCTGCAGTAG
- a CDS encoding IclR family transcriptional regulator translates to MTVVSPVSSDPADAVGTRSASSGVQATLRVLDLLAARGPLPMSELARELDTAKSTIHRICTVLLDRGWAVRDTEGRYDLGIRALRLGSRSSDLPIVTAFRTVAAEFLARHDETLALAVLDGRESLFIALAETSHPVRLVTHVGSKTPAFASASGRVVLATAPPEDVQALFGNGPLVTPAGRRLNGLPELHAILAEVREQGYAENWEETAIGLYAASVPVVNNAGQTIAALTTCIPVSRMSPERRPAIVGDLVAAGRELSELTGWLPSFGARRP, encoded by the coding sequence ATGACGGTCGTCTCCCCTGTCTCGAGCGACCCGGCCGACGCCGTCGGGACGCGCTCGGCCTCGAGCGGCGTCCAGGCGACGCTGCGCGTCCTCGACCTGCTCGCGGCGCGCGGGCCGCTGCCGATGTCCGAGCTGGCACGGGAGCTCGACACCGCCAAGAGCACGATCCACCGCATTTGCACCGTCCTCCTCGACCGTGGCTGGGCGGTGCGCGACACCGAAGGGCGCTACGACCTCGGCATCCGCGCGTTGCGGCTCGGCTCGCGGTCCTCCGACCTGCCGATCGTGACGGCCTTCCGCACGGTCGCCGCGGAGTTCCTCGCACGCCACGACGAGACGCTCGCGCTCGCAGTGCTGGACGGCCGGGAGTCGCTCTTCATCGCCCTCGCCGAGACGTCCCACCCCGTGCGGCTCGTCACGCACGTCGGCTCGAAGACGCCCGCCTTTGCCTCGGCGAGCGGCCGCGTCGTGCTGGCGACGGCGCCGCCGGAGGACGTGCAGGCGCTCTTCGGCAACGGGCCGTTGGTGACACCCGCCGGACGGCGGCTGAACGGACTGCCCGAGCTCCACGCCATCCTCGCCGAGGTGCGCGAGCAGGGGTATGCGGAGAACTGGGAGGAGACGGCGATCGGTCTCTACGCCGCCTCGGTCCCTGTCGTCAACAACGCCGGTCAGACGATCGCCGCGCTCACGACCTGCATCCCCGTGTCGCGGATGTCGCCCGAGCGGCGACCGGCGATCGTCGGCGACCTCGTCGCGGCGGGCCGCGAGCTGTCGGAGCTGACCGGCTGGCTACCGAGCTTCGGCGCGCGCCGCCCGTAG
- a CDS encoding SDR family NAD(P)-dependent oxidoreductase encodes MSARLTGRVTVVTGGASGLGRAIAVRFADEGAHVVVGDVRRDPVEGGAEIAEILGERGHFVETDASRWDDVDRLVTSAVDRYGRLDVMVCNAGVAGRWSKGLLETTEEDWDAIMAVNLRGTFLGTKRAVGEMLVQEPIGEVRGRVVIISSQHGMVGPPGHVAYAASKGGVVNFVHQVAVDFGRLGVLVNAVAPGKILTGNPAGMRSELLEYSHARTPFHRLGRPEDVAGAALFLASDDAGYVSGINLLVDGGWMAY; translated from the coding sequence ATGTCGGCGCGGCTCACCGGAAGAGTCACCGTCGTGACGGGCGGAGCGTCGGGCCTCGGCCGCGCGATCGCCGTCCGCTTCGCGGACGAGGGCGCTCACGTGGTCGTCGGCGACGTGAGGCGCGACCCGGTCGAGGGAGGTGCGGAGATCGCCGAGATCCTCGGCGAACGCGGCCACTTCGTCGAGACGGACGCCTCACGCTGGGACGACGTGGACCGCCTCGTCACGTCGGCGGTCGACCGCTACGGCCGGCTTGACGTGATGGTCTGCAACGCCGGTGTCGCCGGCAGGTGGTCGAAAGGGCTGCTCGAGACGACCGAGGAGGACTGGGACGCGATCATGGCCGTCAACCTGCGCGGCACGTTTCTCGGCACGAAGCGCGCGGTCGGCGAGATGCTCGTCCAGGAGCCGATCGGCGAGGTGCGCGGCCGCGTCGTCATCATCTCGTCCCAGCACGGGATGGTCGGCCCGCCCGGGCACGTCGCCTACGCGGCGAGCAAGGGAGGTGTCGTCAACTTCGTCCACCAGGTCGCAGTCGACTTCGGCCGTCTCGGCGTCCTCGTCAACGCCGTCGCCCCGGGCAAGATCCTCACGGGCAATCCGGCGGGCATGCGTTCCGAGCTGCTCGAGTACTCACATGCCCGTACGCCGTTCCACCGGCTCGGCCGCCCGGAGGACGTGGCGGGGGCCGCGCTCTTCCTCGCCTCCGACGACGCGGGCTACGTGAGCGGCATCAACCTCCTCGTCGACGGCGGCTGGATGGCCTACTGA
- a CDS encoding NAD(P)H-quinone oxidoreductase → MRAIVFTGAGGNEVVALEERDDPVPTGDDVLVSVRYAALNPADLAQRAGRYPAPPGAPADVPGIEVSGTVAACGPTARRFALGDRVFGIVGGGGLADRVLVHERHVAPVPDRLDDLAAAAVPEVFVTAHDAVMSQAALRPGELLAVNGANGGVGTAAVQIASTAGARVLATVRQEDLRARVAALGADVVAPADFVESARAAGGADVVLELVGAPNLDPDLDALAVKGRVVIVGTGAGTEAPLDLRKLMGRRAHVMGTVLRARPLEEKAAAVQAFAREVVPHLASGRIVPLVDRVFPAGEAAAAFDRLQAPGKLGKVLLDFGS, encoded by the coding sequence ATGAGAGCCATCGTGTTCACAGGGGCGGGCGGCAACGAGGTGGTCGCCCTCGAGGAGCGGGACGATCCCGTCCCCACGGGCGACGACGTGCTCGTCTCGGTGCGCTACGCGGCCCTGAACCCGGCCGACCTGGCCCAGCGGGCCGGCCGCTATCCGGCTCCTCCCGGGGCACCGGCCGACGTGCCGGGCATCGAGGTCTCCGGCACGGTGGCCGCGTGCGGGCCGACGGCGCGCCGGTTCGCGCTCGGCGACCGCGTCTTCGGCATCGTCGGCGGCGGCGGCCTCGCCGACCGCGTGCTCGTGCACGAGCGCCACGTCGCCCCGGTGCCCGACCGGCTCGACGACCTCGCCGCCGCGGCCGTGCCCGAAGTGTTCGTCACCGCCCACGACGCCGTCATGTCGCAGGCGGCGCTGCGCCCCGGTGAGCTCCTGGCCGTCAACGGCGCCAACGGCGGCGTCGGCACGGCCGCCGTCCAGATCGCCTCGACTGCGGGAGCGCGCGTGCTCGCGACGGTGCGACAGGAGGACCTGCGGGCGCGGGTCGCCGCTCTCGGCGCGGACGTCGTCGCCCCCGCCGACTTCGTCGAGAGCGCCCGCGCCGCAGGCGGCGCCGACGTCGTGCTCGAGCTCGTCGGCGCGCCGAACCTCGACCCCGACCTGGACGCCCTCGCTGTGAAGGGGCGGGTCGTGATCGTGGGCACAGGGGCGGGCACCGAAGCACCGCTCGACCTGCGCAAGCTGATGGGCCGTCGCGCGCACGTCATGGGCACCGTCCTGCGCGCCCGGCCGCTCGAGGAGAAGGCCGCCGCCGTACAGGCGTTCGCCCGCGAGGTCGTGCCGCACCTTGCCTCGGGCCGGATCGTCCCGCTCGTCGACCGGGTCTTCCCGGCGGGGGAGGCCGCGGCTGCGTTCGACCGGCTCCAGGCGCCGGGCAAGCTCGGCAAGGTCCTGCTCGACTTCGGGAGCTGA
- a CDS encoding amidohydrolase family protein: MFDLVIRNGHVVGPGIDTVMDVAVDGEVIAAIGHGLRGRRELDATGLLVVPGAVDGHVHIRTERAEWSYDDTFRTGSVAAAFGGVTTFLDQVQVEPGVRLCAALAGRQGEAQGECLVDYGFHVNPREPSRERIDEIPEVVQAGVPTIKFFMSYEGWALSDDLILRGMQHVAAAGGLAIVHAENKAVIEELVRQQLELGRSGPQWHAAARPASMEAEASHRALALARLAGARVLLYHVTAAESVEELRRARRHGDAAFGEACLHYLVLDESAILDPVTGPAFEVSPPLRDAGHRDALWRALADGTLDVVSTDHGPRRRVRDAAGELVPPPGTSGIEVRLALVHDLGVRTGLLSLQRWVEVCCTRPADVFGLPTKGRLLPGLDADIVLFDPDREVMLSAPALHSHVDHSTYEGMRVRGFPVTTISRGEIVVEDGTLAAEPGRGRLAPRGWRPPGRIG, encoded by the coding sequence GTGTTCGACCTCGTGATCCGGAACGGCCACGTCGTCGGCCCAGGGATCGACACCGTCATGGACGTCGCCGTCGACGGCGAGGTGATCGCCGCGATCGGGCACGGACTCCGTGGCCGGCGCGAGCTCGACGCCACCGGCCTGCTCGTCGTCCCGGGCGCCGTCGACGGGCACGTGCACATCCGCACCGAGCGAGCCGAGTGGTCGTACGACGACACGTTCCGGACAGGGTCGGTCGCCGCCGCGTTCGGCGGCGTCACCACGTTCCTCGACCAGGTGCAGGTGGAGCCCGGGGTTCGCCTCTGCGCCGCGCTCGCGGGGCGGCAGGGCGAGGCGCAAGGCGAGTGCCTCGTCGACTACGGCTTCCACGTCAACCCGCGCGAGCCGAGCCGCGAACGTATCGACGAGATCCCCGAAGTCGTGCAAGCGGGGGTCCCCACGATCAAGTTCTTCATGAGCTACGAGGGGTGGGCTCTCAGCGACGACCTCATCCTGCGCGGGATGCAGCACGTGGCGGCAGCCGGTGGGCTCGCGATCGTCCATGCCGAGAACAAGGCGGTGATCGAGGAGCTCGTCCGGCAACAGCTCGAGCTGGGGCGCTCCGGCCCGCAGTGGCATGCGGCGGCACGGCCGGCCTCGATGGAGGCGGAGGCGAGCCACCGCGCGCTCGCACTCGCCCGCCTGGCCGGGGCCCGCGTCCTCCTCTACCACGTCACGGCCGCGGAGAGCGTCGAGGAGCTACGCCGGGCGCGGCGGCACGGGGACGCCGCATTCGGCGAGGCATGCCTGCACTACCTCGTGCTGGACGAGTCGGCGATCCTCGACCCGGTCACGGGACCGGCGTTCGAGGTGAGCCCACCGCTCCGGGACGCAGGGCACCGCGACGCGCTGTGGAGAGCCCTCGCCGACGGCACCCTGGACGTGGTCTCGACCGACCACGGCCCGCGCCGGCGGGTCCGCGACGCGGCAGGTGAGCTCGTCCCTCCTCCCGGGACGAGCGGGATCGAGGTCCGCCTCGCGCTCGTGCACGACCTCGGCGTCCGCACCGGCCTCCTCTCGCTGCAGCGGTGGGTCGAGGTCTGCTGCACCCGTCCCGCCGACGTGTTCGGGCTTCCCACCAAGGGGCGGCTGCTGCCCGGGCTCGACGCCGACATCGTCCTGTTCGACCCCGACCGCGAGGTGATGCTGTCGGCGCCCGCGCTGCACTCGCACGTCGACCACTCGACGTACGAGGGAATGCGCGTGCGCGGTTTCCCCGTGACGACGATCAGCCGCGGCGAGATCGTGGTCGAGGACGGCACCCTCGCCGCGGAACCGGGTCGAGGGAGGCTCGCCCCACGCGGATGGAGGCCGCCCGGCCGCATCGGGTGA
- a CDS encoding Zn-dependent hydrolase, giving the protein MVLRVDSDRMRADFEALAEIGGTPEGGVARTTFSDAHFEARAWFLERGRAAGLATRVDSAANHSVVLPARDPEARTLMLGSHLDSVRRGGRYDGALGVLCALEVLRSVQDAGLELPLALEAVDFTDEEGTLIGTLGSWALTGELSAEILAAPRGGRDLLLAELERVGLSEHDLLSARRDPASLAGFLELHIEQGPVLERADTAIGIVTGIIGSSSFLIVFEGDARHAGTTPMDARRDAALGAAAFVLGVRETVTRDFPGCVATVGDIAIEPGSFNVVPGRARLRMECRSLDAAELDALEHALAVRAKVAADQWGLEVDVQRAGRWDPARTDERVRAAFTDAAGALGLSTMELPSGAGHDAQALARVTPSGMVFVPSLGGVSHDPTEHTAWKDCVNGANVLLGATVVLARSLQNGSII; this is encoded by the coding sequence ATGGTGCTTCGCGTCGACTCCGATCGCATGCGTGCCGACTTCGAAGCTCTCGCGGAGATCGGCGGTACGCCCGAGGGCGGTGTAGCACGTACGACGTTCTCGGATGCTCATTTCGAGGCGCGTGCCTGGTTCTTGGAGCGTGGCCGTGCAGCCGGTCTCGCGACCCGTGTCGACTCGGCCGCGAATCACTCCGTTGTCCTGCCTGCCCGAGACCCGGAGGCGCGCACGCTGATGCTCGGCTCGCACCTCGACTCGGTGCGCCGTGGTGGCCGCTACGACGGCGCGCTCGGCGTTCTCTGCGCGCTCGAGGTGCTGCGCTCCGTGCAGGATGCCGGGCTCGAGCTGCCGCTCGCGCTCGAGGCGGTGGACTTCACCGACGAGGAAGGCACGCTCATCGGGACGCTCGGCAGCTGGGCGCTCACGGGTGAGCTGTCAGCAGAGATCCTCGCCGCCCCGCGTGGCGGTCGCGATCTGCTGCTCGCCGAGCTCGAACGGGTGGGGCTCAGCGAACATGACCTGCTGTCGGCGCGTCGAGATCCGGCGTCGCTGGCAGGCTTTCTCGAACTGCACATCGAGCAAGGGCCGGTGCTCGAGCGGGCCGACACGGCCATCGGGATCGTGACGGGCATCATCGGGTCGAGCTCCTTCCTCATCGTCTTCGAGGGTGACGCACGCCATGCGGGTACGACGCCGATGGACGCCCGCCGGGATGCGGCGCTCGGCGCGGCTGCGTTCGTGCTGGGCGTGCGCGAGACGGTGACGCGCGATTTTCCGGGCTGCGTCGCGACCGTGGGTGACATCGCCATCGAGCCGGGATCGTTCAACGTCGTTCCCGGCAGGGCGCGGCTACGGATGGAGTGTCGCTCCCTCGACGCGGCGGAGCTCGATGCCCTGGAGCACGCGCTTGCCGTCCGCGCCAAGGTCGCTGCCGACCAATGGGGCCTCGAGGTAGACGTGCAGCGTGCCGGCCGCTGGGATCCGGCGCGGACGGACGAGCGCGTGCGTGCAGCGTTCACGGATGCCGCCGGCGCGCTCGGCCTGAGCACGATGGAGCTACCGTCGGGCGCGGGACACGACGCGCAGGCGCTCGCGCGTGTGACGCCGAGCGGCATGGTGTTCGTCCCGTCGCTCGGCGGAGTCAGTCACGACCCGACCGAGCACACCGCCTGGAAGGACTGCGTCAACGGCGCCAACGTCCTCCTCGGTGCGACTGTCGTGCTGGCGCGCTCTCTCCAGAACGGATCGATCATCTAG
- a CDS encoding mandelate racemase/muconate lactonizing enzyme family protein, with translation MKIVDAKTFVVGNPPPSYGGRYFVFLKLVTDAGVEGVGEVYAATFGAHTVARMVEDVCGRHVIGADPGRIEQLWRDVYSRGYTQRPDVSLVAVLSGIEMACWDIVGKELDRPVHALLGGRVRDRLRSYSYLYPADGDTADVYRDPDTAAQRAVEYVEQGFTAVKFDPLGDYATFDPRQPSLEALERTERYVRQVRDAVGDRCDLLVGTHGQLTSSGAIRLAKRLEPYDPLWLEEPTPPESPEEMARVARGTSIPIATGERLTTKYEFARVLATGAASILQLNLGRSGGLLEGRKIAALAEAHYASIAPHLYCGPVVGAANIQLSLCVPNFLMLEGIHTWGGFHAEILKKPIVWEGGYVLPPAAPGLGVELDEEVALRHPYDEDALHLEMVSGEPEP, from the coding sequence ATGAAGATCGTCGACGCGAAGACGTTCGTGGTCGGCAACCCGCCGCCCTCGTACGGCGGCCGCTACTTCGTATTCCTGAAGCTGGTCACGGACGCGGGCGTGGAGGGCGTGGGGGAGGTGTACGCCGCGACGTTCGGCGCTCACACCGTCGCGCGCATGGTCGAGGACGTGTGCGGGCGCCACGTGATCGGCGCCGACCCAGGGCGGATCGAGCAGCTCTGGCGTGACGTCTACTCGCGCGGCTACACGCAGCGGCCCGACGTCTCCCTCGTCGCCGTGCTCAGCGGTATCGAGATGGCGTGCTGGGACATCGTCGGCAAGGAGCTCGACCGCCCCGTGCATGCGCTCCTCGGCGGCAGGGTGCGCGACAGGCTGCGCTCGTACAGCTATCTCTACCCGGCCGACGGCGACACGGCCGACGTGTACCGCGACCCGGACACCGCCGCGCAGCGCGCCGTCGAGTACGTGGAGCAGGGGTTCACAGCGGTCAAGTTCGACCCGCTCGGCGACTACGCGACCTTCGATCCGCGCCAGCCGTCGCTCGAGGCGCTCGAGCGGACGGAGCGCTACGTTCGGCAGGTGCGCGACGCGGTCGGCGACCGCTGTGACCTGCTCGTCGGCACCCACGGGCAGCTCACCTCGTCCGGAGCGATTCGGCTCGCGAAGCGGCTCGAGCCCTACGACCCCCTCTGGCTCGAGGAGCCGACGCCGCCCGAGTCGCCCGAGGAGATGGCGCGGGTCGCGCGCGGCACCTCGATCCCGATCGCGACCGGAGAGCGGCTGACGACGAAGTACGAGTTCGCGCGCGTCCTCGCGACCGGGGCGGCGTCGATCCTGCAGCTCAACCTCGGTCGATCCGGCGGCCTGCTCGAGGGGCGGAAGATCGCCGCGCTCGCCGAGGCCCACTACGCCTCGATCGCGCCGCATCTCTACTGCGGCCCGGTCGTCGGCGCCGCCAACATCCAGCTCAGCCTCTGCGTGCCGAACTTCCTCATGCTGGAGGGGATCCACACGTGGGGCGGCTTCCACGCCGAGATCCTGAAGAAGCCGATCGTGTGGGAGGGTGGCTACGTGCTCCCGCCGGCCGCGCCCGGTCTGGGCGTCGAGCTGGACGAGGAGGTGGCGCTGCGTCATCCGTACGACGAGGATGCCCTCCACCTCGAAATGGTGTCGGGCGAGCCGGAGCCGTGA